The following proteins are co-located in the Microvirga ossetica genome:
- a CDS encoding malto-oligosyltrehalose synthase, with product MSKLNALLERMAALVGISEDYTDAFGKTVATAPETRRAMLAALGLDVTSEQGAQDSIERLERLKTGPIPAVVTLEAETASTVKFRGPPGSQDWILIEESGAVHEGRLGKGETALDVPALPMGYHRLRVGKTETTIIAAPARCWELDALKDDTRLWGATAQIYSLRSERDFGIGDFSDVALAAESIGHVGGAFLGLSPVHALFASDRSKVSPYSPSSRLFLEPIYIDPTKVDGFAESDAKRLLDDPALQARLARLRSAQLIDYAEAWAIKRSLLDSLWASFRASGDHAAFEAFRRAGGEALEAHATFEALSEHLREQGRFWIGEWPEDYRSVHSVAVRRFRLDHAERISFNAWLQWLADRQLAQAAEHAHAAGLPIGLYRDLAVGADGGGSEIWATPERYAPKLSTGAPPDPLGPQGQDWGLPPFNPLTLEEQGLAAFRDLVSANMRHAGAIRIDHAFQLQRLFLIPSGAPASQGAYVDYPFEAMLAVLRVESHRAQCLVIAEDLGTAPEGFSDAIMESGVLSYRVLPFERTGSAFKKPSEYPRSALAVITTHDLPTFTGWWQGLDIDLRQTLGIFEPKKAADERVARAADKQHFAKALAEEGLLPSNRVPDLPPLEETVRYLARTSSLLTSLQIEDVTGELNQPNMPGMDVGHPNWRRRLSSTVETIASPGSLMARLAVVLAEEGRDRRARGNALSGPPPRATYRLQFHKGFTFDDAMKIVPYLAELGISHLYASPIQKAAPGSTHGYDIVDHTVISPELGGEAGFLRLTQALKMHGLKLLLDIVPNHMGVGGKDNGWWLSVLEWGPLSPVAKAFDIDWQRTGADGKLISPFLGGLYGEVLDKGELQLQFDAEEGSFSVWHWEHRFPICPLTYPVVLDQAIAALDVASADTGKLRSLTERLRALADGVSPENQASLPDECEALKQELARIVSASPALQKALDRVIAILNGTQGSPESFNALHRLLEAQAYRLSYWRVASSDINYRRFFDINTLAGIRVEIPEIFDKTHELIVRLVEEGHVHGLRIDHIDGLADPEGYTRALQRKVGPGFYVAVEKILEPGETLRSWPVAGTSGYDVLNVIDGVLVDSTAGEAFERIYRKASNLRGSYDTLLEQAKLEIVENNFASELEVLVSDIKAIADASRRTRDYTIFALRQALIEIIAAFPVYRSYIRDGEPAAEDVRLIEETIAAAQESSTLPDRGVHDFVAAVLLGRIEAAAQGDVRRFRRRFQQLTGPVMAKSLEDTLFYRYGRLIALNEVGGDPGHFGLSLAAFHAANADRASAWPHAMIATATHDTKRGEDARARLLALSEMPEEWSKALDLWQELVSPHLSDVNGAPAPDANDRVILLQALLGAWPLELLAKADARQLASFRERKEDYLIKALREAKRHTSWVHPNEAYETAAMKLLQTVLDPRSPFIERIRPLARRLSVLGTLNGLSRTVLKLTLPGVPDIYQGTEFWDFSLVDPDNRRPVDYGARSAALKTSAPLEDLMRNWPDGRIKQHIHAKLLRDRSGAPGLYAEGDYHPLTVEGARASQVIGYIRRHRTDTLAVIVPRLWAQRLGQADGPVFDASLWQDVSVALPHGKWLNVITGEKILIDGDQNRLSDFMGMIPFAVLRSAGGGGAPG from the coding sequence ATGAGCAAGCTGAACGCTCTGCTGGAGCGGATGGCCGCGCTTGTCGGAATTTCCGAGGACTACACCGACGCGTTCGGGAAGACCGTCGCGACGGCGCCAGAGACGCGCAGGGCGATGCTCGCCGCCCTCGGTCTCGATGTCACGTCGGAGCAGGGAGCACAGGACTCCATCGAGCGGCTGGAGCGGCTGAAGACGGGACCGATCCCGGCGGTCGTCACGCTCGAAGCGGAGACAGCTTCGACAGTTAAGTTTCGCGGACCGCCCGGGTCGCAGGACTGGATCCTGATCGAAGAGAGCGGCGCGGTTCACGAAGGGCGGCTTGGCAAGGGCGAGACCGCGCTCGATGTTCCCGCCCTGCCCATGGGCTATCACCGCCTCCGGGTGGGCAAGACCGAAACGACGATCATCGCCGCCCCGGCGCGGTGCTGGGAGCTGGACGCCCTGAAGGACGATACGCGGCTTTGGGGCGCGACGGCGCAGATCTATTCGCTGCGCTCGGAGCGCGACTTCGGGATCGGCGACTTTTCCGATGTGGCGCTCGCGGCGGAAAGCATCGGCCATGTCGGCGGCGCCTTCCTCGGCCTCAGCCCGGTCCATGCACTCTTCGCGTCGGATCGCTCGAAGGTCTCGCCCTACTCGCCCTCCTCACGCCTTTTCCTGGAGCCGATCTATATCGACCCGACAAAGGTCGATGGCTTCGCCGAAAGCGACGCGAAGCGGCTTCTCGACGACCCGGCTTTGCAGGCGCGCCTTGCCCGGCTCCGCAGCGCCCAGCTGATCGACTATGCCGAGGCCTGGGCGATCAAGCGTTCCCTTCTCGACTCTCTCTGGGCATCTTTTCGGGCATCGGGCGACCACGCCGCCTTCGAGGCGTTCCGGCGCGCGGGCGGCGAGGCGCTCGAAGCACACGCGACCTTCGAAGCGCTGTCGGAGCATTTGCGTGAGCAGGGCCGGTTCTGGATCGGCGAATGGCCGGAGGATTATCGCTCGGTCCACTCCGTAGCCGTCCGGCGCTTTCGCCTGGACCATGCGGAGCGCATCTCCTTCAATGCCTGGCTGCAATGGCTGGCCGATAGACAGCTCGCGCAGGCTGCCGAGCATGCCCACGCCGCCGGACTGCCCATCGGTCTCTATCGTGACCTCGCGGTCGGCGCGGATGGGGGAGGCTCCGAGATCTGGGCGACACCCGAGCGCTATGCCCCGAAGCTCTCCACCGGAGCGCCCCCGGATCCCCTCGGACCCCAGGGACAGGATTGGGGCCTGCCGCCCTTCAATCCGCTCACCCTGGAGGAGCAAGGACTCGCCGCCTTCCGCGATCTCGTCTCGGCCAATATGCGCCATGCGGGCGCCATCCGCATCGACCACGCTTTCCAGCTGCAGCGCCTCTTCCTGATCCCATCCGGCGCGCCTGCCTCGCAGGGCGCCTATGTGGACTACCCGTTCGAAGCCATGCTTGCCGTGCTGCGCGTGGAGAGCCACCGCGCGCAATGCCTGGTGATCGCAGAGGATCTGGGCACGGCACCGGAAGGCTTTTCCGATGCCATCATGGAATCAGGCGTCCTGAGCTACCGCGTCCTGCCCTTCGAGCGGACAGGCTCGGCCTTCAAGAAGCCGAGCGAATATCCGCGCTCGGCCCTTGCCGTGATCACCACCCATGACCTGCCGACCTTCACCGGCTGGTGGCAGGGTCTCGACATCGACCTGCGGCAGACGCTCGGGATCTTCGAACCGAAAAAGGCTGCCGACGAGCGCGTGGCCCGGGCAGCCGACAAACAACACTTTGCGAAGGCGCTGGCGGAGGAAGGCCTGCTCCCGTCCAATCGTGTTCCGGATCTGCCGCCGCTCGAAGAGACGGTGCGCTATCTCGCCCGCACGTCGTCCCTGCTCACTTCGCTCCAGATCGAGGATGTCACCGGCGAGCTGAACCAGCCGAACATGCCGGGTATGGATGTGGGCCATCCGAACTGGCGCAGGCGCCTGTCGAGCACGGTCGAGACCATTGCCTCGCCCGGCAGCCTGATGGCCAGGCTCGCCGTGGTGCTGGCCGAAGAGGGCCGTGATCGGCGCGCCCGAGGCAACGCCCTGTCGGGGCCGCCACCGCGCGCGACCTATCGGCTGCAGTTTCACAAGGGCTTCACCTTCGACGACGCCATGAAGATCGTGCCTTATCTCGCCGAGCTCGGCATCAGCCATCTCTATGCCTCGCCGATCCAGAAGGCCGCTCCCGGCTCCACCCATGGCTACGACATCGTCGATCACACCGTCATCAGTCCGGAACTCGGGGGAGAGGCAGGCTTCCTTCGGCTCACGCAGGCCCTGAAGATGCATGGCCTCAAGCTCCTGCTCGACATCGTGCCGAACCATATGGGCGTCGGCGGCAAGGACAATGGCTGGTGGCTGTCGGTTCTGGAATGGGGGCCGCTTTCGCCCGTGGCCAAGGCCTTCGATATCGACTGGCAGCGCACGGGCGCCGACGGCAAGCTCATCTCCCCCTTCCTCGGCGGCCTGTATGGCGAGGTTCTGGACAAAGGCGAACTTCAGCTGCAGTTCGACGCGGAAGAAGGCAGCTTCAGCGTCTGGCATTGGGAGCACCGCTTCCCGATCTGCCCGCTCACCTACCCGGTGGTGCTCGATCAGGCCATTGCCGCGCTCGACGTCGCCTCCGCCGATACCGGAAAGCTTCGCAGCCTGACGGAGCGGTTGCGCGCGTTGGCGGACGGTGTTTCGCCAGAGAACCAGGCATCCCTGCCTGACGAATGCGAAGCACTGAAGCAGGAACTCGCCCGCATCGTTTCTGCATCGCCCGCTTTGCAAAAGGCACTCGATCGGGTCATCGCCATTCTCAACGGCACTCAAGGAAGCCCGGAGAGCTTCAACGCGCTGCACCGACTCCTGGAGGCCCAGGCCTATCGCCTATCCTATTGGCGCGTGGCGTCGAGCGACATCAACTACCGGCGCTTCTTCGACATCAACACCCTGGCGGGCATCCGGGTCGAAATCCCCGAGATCTTCGACAAGACGCACGAGCTCATCGTGCGCCTCGTGGAAGAAGGCCATGTGCACGGGTTGAGGATCGACCATATCGACGGCCTCGCCGATCCTGAGGGCTACACCCGCGCCCTGCAGCGAAAGGTCGGTCCAGGCTTCTACGTCGCCGTCGAGAAGATTCTCGAGCCGGGAGAGACGCTGCGCTCCTGGCCCGTCGCCGGAACCTCCGGCTACGACGTGCTGAACGTGATCGACGGTGTGCTGGTGGATTCCACTGCCGGCGAGGCTTTCGAGCGGATTTATCGGAAGGCGTCCAACCTCCGCGGTTCCTATGATACGCTTCTCGAACAGGCCAAGCTGGAGATCGTCGAGAACAACTTCGCCAGTGAACTCGAGGTTCTCGTCTCCGACATCAAGGCGATCGCCGATGCGAGCCGCCGGACACGGGACTATACAATCTTCGCCTTGCGCCAGGCGCTCATCGAGATCATCGCCGCTTTTCCGGTCTATCGCAGCTACATTCGCGATGGCGAACCGGCCGCCGAGGATGTGCGGCTGATCGAGGAGACGATTGCGGCCGCTCAGGAGAGCAGCACCCTCCCCGACCGCGGCGTGCACGATTTCGTTGCAGCTGTCCTGTTGGGGCGGATCGAAGCCGCCGCGCAGGGCGATGTCCGCCGCTTCCGCCGGCGCTTCCAGCAACTGACCGGTCCCGTCATGGCGAAGAGCCTCGAGGACACCCTGTTCTATCGCTATGGCCGTTTGATTGCGCTCAACGAAGTAGGCGGCGACCCCGGCCATTTCGGGCTCTCGCTCGCGGCTTTTCATGCTGCAAACGCTGATCGCGCGAGCGCCTGGCCGCATGCGATGATCGCGACGGCGACCCATGACACCAAGCGCGGCGAGGATGCGCGCGCGCGCCTGCTTGCACTTTCGGAAATGCCCGAGGAATGGTCCAAAGCGCTCGACCTCTGGCAGGAGCTCGTCTCCCCTCACCTGTCCGACGTGAACGGCGCGCCGGCGCCCGATGCCAACGATCGGGTCATCCTGCTTCAGGCGCTTCTCGGTGCCTGGCCTCTCGAGCTTCTGGCGAAGGCCGATGCCAGGCAGCTGGCCTCCTTCCGCGAGCGCAAGGAGGATTATCTCATCAAGGCCCTGCGCGAAGCGAAGCGGCATACGAGCTGGGTTCACCCGAACGAGGCCTACGAAACGGCTGCTATGAAGCTGCTGCAGACGGTGCTCGATCCGAGGAGCCCGTTCATCGAACGCATCCGCCCCCTCGCCCGACGCCTCTCCGTCCTCGGCACGCTGAACGGCCTCTCGCGCACGGTGCTCAAGCTCACCCTGCCAGGCGTGCCGGACATCTACCAGGGCACCGAGTTCTGGGATTTTTCGCTCGTCGACCCCGACAACCGGCGGCCAGTGGATTACGGCGCGCGGAGTGCCGCCTTGAAAACGAGCGCACCGCTGGAAGACCTGATGCGGAACTGGCCGGACGGCCGCATCAAGCAGCATATCCACGCAAAGCTGCTGCGCGATCGATCCGGCGCCCCGGGCCTTTACGCCGAGGGCGACTATCACCCCCTGACGGTAGAGGGCGCACGGGCATCGCAGGTCATCGGCTATATCAGGCGCCATCGCACCGACACGCTTGCCGTGATCGTGCCTCGTCTGTGGGCCCAGCGTCTCGGTCAGGCGGATGGCCCGGTCTTCGATGCATCTCTTTGGCAGGACGTGTCGGTCGCTCTGCCTCATGGCAAGTGGCTGAACGTGATCACCGGAGAGAAAATTCTCATCGACGGCGATCAGAACCGGTTGTCGGATTTCATGGGTATGATCCCCTTTGCCGTCCTGAGATCGGCCGGCGGTGGAGGCGCTCCGGGTTAG
- the treZ gene encoding malto-oligosyltrehalose trehalohydrolase, which produces MRCVHSMPFGAEITSDGVRFALWAPTARDVRLVLDGAEFPLDADKDGWYRLVSKEARAGSRYGYRIDGDLVVPDPTSRFQPDDVHGLSLVVDPRSYTWSDTSWTGRPWEEAVLYEVHVGTASLEGTYAGLSDRLEFLRDLGITAIELMPIGEFPGRRNWGYDGVLPFAPDAAYGSPDDLKRLVERAHELGLMVFLDVVYNHFGPSGNYLHAYAKSFFTERHPTPWGAGINVDGEGSRIVRDFFFHNALYWLEEYRIDGLRFDAVHAITDDGNPHFIEELATRIRQHIKNRHVHLVLENEANQARWLGREADRRASLHTAQWADDIHNSWHALLTGENEGYYEDYANRPLEHLARALAEGFAYQGDPSPHKDGVTRGEPSGHLPPSAFIAFLQNHDQIGNRAFGERLSHLIPAERLALAQALFLLAPQIPLMFMGEEWAASTPFQFFVDFENEPDLAKAVRDGRRGEFKRFKAFTDPQMSQTIPDPTDRATFERSKIDWSEPENSPHREALSQTRELLAIRRREIVPLLKGDYLGSRYTVSREKTLDVVWNFSDGSLRMTANFGDGSVTTDRHPSARILWTSPNLDLSGGILPPWSAIVTKGPSA; this is translated from the coding sequence ATGCGGTGCGTTCACTCCATGCCCTTCGGGGCTGAGATAACCTCCGACGGCGTCCGCTTTGCCTTGTGGGCGCCGACCGCCCGCGATGTGCGCCTTGTCCTGGACGGTGCCGAGTTCCCGCTCGATGCCGACAAGGACGGTTGGTATCGTCTGGTCTCGAAGGAGGCACGCGCCGGAAGCCGCTACGGTTACAGGATCGACGGCGATCTGGTCGTGCCGGACCCCACCTCGCGTTTCCAGCCTGACGACGTTCACGGCCTCAGCCTCGTGGTGGATCCCCGGTCCTACACCTGGTCCGACACGTCCTGGACCGGCAGGCCGTGGGAAGAGGCTGTCCTTTATGAAGTGCATGTCGGGACGGCGAGCCTGGAAGGAACCTATGCCGGCCTGTCCGACCGGCTGGAGTTCCTGCGCGATCTCGGCATCACGGCGATCGAGCTCATGCCGATCGGCGAATTCCCGGGCCGGAGAAACTGGGGCTATGACGGCGTTCTGCCCTTCGCGCCCGATGCCGCCTATGGCAGCCCGGATGATCTCAAGCGTCTCGTCGAGCGCGCGCACGAGCTTGGCCTGATGGTCTTCCTCGACGTGGTCTACAACCATTTCGGCCCGTCGGGGAATTATCTGCACGCCTATGCCAAATCCTTCTTCACGGAGCGCCATCCGACCCCATGGGGTGCAGGCATCAACGTGGACGGCGAAGGCAGCCGCATCGTGCGCGACTTCTTCTTTCACAACGCCCTCTACTGGCTGGAGGAATACCGCATCGACGGGCTGCGCTTCGATGCGGTCCATGCCATCACCGATGACGGAAATCCCCATTTCATCGAGGAGCTCGCGACCCGCATCCGGCAGCATATCAAGAATCGCCATGTCCATCTCGTCCTCGAGAACGAAGCCAATCAGGCGCGCTGGCTCGGCCGAGAGGCCGACCGACGCGCGAGCCTTCATACCGCGCAGTGGGCGGACGACATTCACAATTCCTGGCATGCTCTCCTGACGGGAGAGAACGAAGGCTACTACGAAGATTATGCGAACAGGCCGCTCGAGCATCTCGCGCGAGCGCTTGCGGAGGGCTTCGCCTATCAGGGCGATCCCTCGCCGCACAAGGACGGCGTCACACGCGGCGAACCCTCGGGCCATCTGCCGCCGTCTGCCTTCATCGCATTCCTGCAGAACCATGATCAGATCGGCAACCGCGCCTTCGGCGAGCGTCTTTCGCACCTCATTCCGGCCGAGCGCCTCGCCCTGGCGCAGGCACTCTTTCTGCTTGCGCCGCAGATTCCCCTGATGTTCATGGGCGAGGAATGGGCTGCCTCGACGCCGTTCCAGTTTTTCGTCGACTTCGAGAACGAGCCCGACCTCGCGAAAGCGGTGCGTGACGGTCGCCGGGGCGAGTTCAAGCGCTTCAAGGCCTTCACAGATCCGCAGATGTCGCAGACGATTCCCGATCCGACGGATCGCGCGACATTCGAACGGTCGAAGATCGATTGGTCGGAACCGGAGAACTCGCCGCATCGGGAGGCCCTGTCGCAAACGCGTGAGCTGCTCGCCATCCGGCGCCGGGAAATCGTCCCGCTCCTCAAGGGCGATTACCTGGGCTCCCGCTACACTGTCTCACGAGAGAAGACGCTCGACGTGGTCTGGAATTTCTCCGACGGCAGCCTCCGCATGACGGCCAATTTCGGCGACGGCTCAGTGACGACGGATCGACATCCCTCGGCGCGAATCCTCTGGACCAGCCCGAACCTCGATCTCTCCGGAGGAATTCTCCCGCCGTGGAGCGCCATCGTGACGAAAGGACCATCGGCATGA
- the glgA gene encoding glycogen synthase GlgA, with the protein MLDSFRLEAGAAFPTVAHAELQASAQPSISVKRRQSILFVTSEIADYIKAGGLGEVSAALPRALRHHYDVRILIPGYRQVLSQIGPVKEIARLPASFGIPACGLGRGTTRDGLTVYVLLCPELYDRDGSPYVDGFGVDWSDNDIRFARLGLAAADIACGYGDSLWRADLLHLNDWPSGLASAYLAWRGRPIPTILTIHNLAYQGLFDRRRLSHLGIPDAAFQIDGVEFYGKLSFLKAGIYYSSHITTVSSTYAQEITQPESGCGLDGLLRTRAEQGRLDGIINGIDESWDPSRDPYLVSPFSAENCHGKRANARNVRDTFGLALSNGPLFAVVSRLVHQKGVDLAISAAEEIVSQGGQIAVIGQGEPRFEAELQALAQRHPGSVGVKIGYDEGEARRMYAGSDFLLMPSRFEPCGLSQMYAQKFGSLPIAHRTGGLADTIEDGVNGFLFGEPSLKRFKDAIGRGLETFRSRSRLIEMRRAAMKRPHGWDRSASRYQEVYERACRKAVA; encoded by the coding sequence ATGCTGGACTCATTTCGACTGGAAGCCGGTGCGGCTTTCCCGACGGTAGCGCATGCCGAATTGCAGGCAAGCGCCCAGCCGTCCATTTCCGTCAAGCGACGGCAGTCTATTCTATTCGTCACATCCGAGATCGCAGATTACATCAAGGCCGGCGGCCTCGGTGAAGTATCCGCCGCCTTGCCGCGGGCGCTGCGGCATCACTATGACGTGCGCATTCTCATCCCGGGCTATCGCCAGGTTCTGTCGCAGATCGGGCCCGTAAAGGAAATCGCCCGACTGCCGGCATCCTTCGGCATTCCCGCCTGCGGTCTGGGGCGCGGGACGACCCGGGACGGCCTGACCGTCTACGTTCTGCTGTGCCCTGAACTTTACGACCGCGACGGCTCGCCCTATGTCGACGGCTTCGGCGTCGATTGGAGCGACAACGACATCCGCTTCGCGCGTCTGGGCCTGGCCGCTGCCGACATCGCTTGCGGCTATGGCGACTCTCTGTGGCGTGCCGACCTTCTGCATCTCAACGACTGGCCGTCGGGCCTCGCATCGGCCTATCTCGCCTGGCGCGGCAGGCCGATTCCGACGATCCTGACCATCCACAATCTCGCCTATCAGGGCCTCTTCGACCGCAGGCGTCTGTCGCATCTGGGGATTCCCGACGCGGCCTTCCAGATCGACGGCGTCGAGTTCTACGGCAAGCTCTCCTTCCTGAAAGCCGGCATCTATTACTCGTCCCATATCACGACGGTGAGCTCCACCTATGCTCAGGAGATCACGCAGCCGGAATCCGGATGCGGTCTCGACGGTCTGCTCAGGACCCGCGCCGAGCAGGGCCGCCTCGACGGCATCATCAACGGCATCGACGAGAGCTGGGATCCGAGCCGGGATCCCTATCTGGTGAGCCCGTTCTCGGCCGAGAACTGCCACGGCAAGCGCGCCAATGCGAGGAACGTGCGCGACACGTTCGGGCTCGCGCTCTCGAACGGTCCGCTCTTTGCGGTGGTGTCGCGTCTCGTGCATCAGAAGGGCGTCGATCTCGCGATCTCCGCTGCTGAAGAAATCGTCTCGCAGGGCGGGCAGATCGCCGTCATCGGTCAGGGCGAGCCCCGGTTCGAGGCCGAGTTGCAGGCGCTGGCGCAGCGCCATCCGGGCTCCGTCGGCGTGAAGATCGGCTATGACGAGGGCGAGGCGCGGCGCATGTATGCGGGCAGCGATTTCCTGCTCATGCCCTCGCGTTTCGAGCCGTGCGGGCTGAGCCAGATGTATGCGCAGAAATTCGGCTCCCTGCCCATCGCGCACAGGACCGGCGGCCTTGCCGACACCATCGAAGATGGCGTCAACGGCTTCCTGTTCGGCGAGCCGTCGCTCAAGCGCTTCAAGGACGCGATCGGCAGAGGTCTCGAGACCTTCCGCTCGCGCTCCCGCCTGATCGAGATGCGCCGCGCCGCGATGAAACGGCCCCACGGCTGGGATCGATCCGCATCCCGATATCAGGAAG